A stretch of the Uranotaenia lowii strain MFRU-FL chromosome 3, ASM2978415v1, whole genome shotgun sequence genome encodes the following:
- the LOC129757567 gene encoding uncharacterized protein LOC129757567, whose translation MAFKLLFSSIFTLLWLHWIQVPEVGNSFSSRMCHRFDNIELQDLYSFVTLNSMVDKWLNVVSLVVSDQKPMGVGKTFTVFVDLHTAVIFNVTDHIPGHYIALESESSINLLRPRLELWFFANTIISSTHNNNNRKRPPHRNRFGDDDPSITTSKDFADLPPTGTSTGCQISEDPDQAAEPGGISHSNAQMATKTTSESSPANWKPRTPTANDGDAEGTNDVVGGRNHPPIPASSLSTSGGPQAPEYQGPSTDGGVDDDQVPNFGNNDDCEDDGTMAANVISGSSTADLDSDNHQHRSQWCTMSPDFGNGCSRKSSSLEVKFYFRHNSFLFQHTLGSLFRHILERPLRKSLRRLERILNELQAHQVF comes from the exons ATGGCTTTCAAGTTACTGTTTTCATCCATCTTCACACTGCTATGGCTGCACTGGATTCAGGTTCCAGAAGTGGGCAATTCGTTTTCATCCAGAATGTGCCATCGGTTCGACAACATTGAGCTACAAGATCTTTACAGTTTTGTCACACTCAACTCAATGGTGGACAAG TGGCTCAACGTTGTTTCGCTGGTCGTTTCCGACCAGAAACCGATGGGAGTCGGTAAAACCTTTACGGTATTTGTAg ATCTGCACACCGCAGTTATTTTCAATGTGACCGACCACATTCCGGGGCACTATATTGCGCTCGAATCGGAGTCATCCATAAATCTACTTCGGCCGCGGTTGGAATTATGGTTCTTTGCCAATACCATCATCAGCAGCactcataataataataatcggaAACGACCACCACACCGCAATCGATTCGGCGACGACGACCCCAGCATCACCACTTCAAAAGATTTCGCCGATTTGCCACCCACAGGGACCTCGACGGGCTGCCAAATAAGCGAAGATCCGGATCAGGCAGCGGAACCAGGAGGGATTTCTCACTCCAACGCGCAGATGGCGACGAAGACGACGTCTGAATCATCCCCGGCCAATTGGAAACCGAGGACTCCAACCGCCAATGACGGCGACGCTGAGGGCACCAATGATGTAGTTGGTGGTCgaaatcatccccccattccagCTTCATCGTTATCCACTTCTGGTGGACCACAGGCCCCTGAATATCAAGGTCCATCGACTGATGGCGGCGTTGATGATGATCAGGTTCCGAACTTTGGCAACAACGACGACTGTGAGGACGATGGCACGATGGCCGCAAATGTCATTAGTGGCAGCAGCACTGCGGACCTCGACTCGGATAATCATCAGCATCGTAGTCAATGGTGCACGATGAGCCCGGATTTTGGCAATGGATGCAGTAGGAAAAGTAGCAGCCTGGAggtgaaattttatttccggcataattcatttttatttcag